A single Xiphias gladius isolate SHS-SW01 ecotype Sanya breed wild chromosome 18, ASM1685928v1, whole genome shotgun sequence DNA region contains:
- the LOC120803998 gene encoding antigen WC1.1 has protein sequence MMWFLLPLVYIALTELVILQCVQGEDRAILRGGNDPCHGYVEVYHGGKWGYVGDTNWDRFSEEVACKSTHCGSPVEGLTENVLRPIGSKVWLNEMKCTGKERQLWECGYPGPGWGISTYRKATVKKIKCSNKIQITLDGFGCAGTVRFSTDGGTRAGYFCADLWGKEEADFFCRNISCGLSKEIDVHPWMIWKTFQNSKRMLVNCSDIKSIDNLWQCVKEMGKTACKYPASVICEGYTRLQLKGNTSNVCSGQLETEGNGTWKPYEINITSPDVWCQQMYCGTSHSWDDDGKRLTCTDNVKVVLMDGKKPSKCYGAVHINVNGSQYPVCASTWTGTEADVVCRELSCGNVVSHNNIPGSTEQGAMDNVKCLGSESSLWHCRAKRDNNALHCSSTIHLVCAGSIAVRLTDGPGKCAGRLEIQHEGGWRQVDKNGWTDINSDTVCKQMKCGRNSASLEKFRQGSGDFLRHIVSCNSSDSHISACFTNKMSNNAFGKEETVGITCQEHRVVFLAGGEACSGMVGIEHGNNTYWLSGSDTTWNNESAGAVCRQMNCGGVFNYTSSTRNTHMETWDKAYNCSSDSKSLFECEIKTRSSVDNDTIATVFCSGKIKVNLTKKCWGEVNVCLEGRCGGVCADSWTFNQSMKLCKDLGCGDNVLQPIKKPTETQVIVKSLHSTKQTTPLTHSNFVRMAEDDTTCNQNPAYVVCSGSVKPRFNSSRDKCSGNVEIFYEGDWLQVCKAALQNKEAQHVICEELECGQAVSSTDYLGVEQKTLHAVSKLECSKNDIKSLKACRIEAQSSSCAFAGLQCTNWRKMTVSDGCSGAVSIHSNGNHSAVSSEGWTETEGERLCKDLDCGSFKSKKIYNTSGNPSLWARNFSCAPGKNPKNIWDCETQASGKDAAKTQQLFIECEDEPNVTLSEKCHGLVKINDVEVCNSGWNKKYSDLICQEQGCSNALSTYSDLQPKPDAKYYHVSCDDYHHKLGQCRRVLGKCDQTLVNVYCVGDIKFKTKETCGGQLQIYYRKKWEDICPLSLTKTFLDKLCEVLGCENYIEQFLKSESGNLDLKLSMECSDDHLDIKHCLKEMSCQRKRPAEIYCTGYVTNQTTPTPQSKTATVAISVGVGSLLVLVTLFFLFVRICIVKKFKNVMNTPSKMLSRKEVEFESGDYEDITSKANEMEDFNRGRFRSQTDVIKENDAHSNSSFPYDDVDEAVEAQPLTSHAAIDVASRVNYFHEGAPDQSDDGVTYEVDDPQESYDDIEPSPEITQTKAEVHDGPRTTPKSNAVAPPELVQGNEDYLEPGQDG, from the exons ATGATGTGGTTCCTCCTTCCTCTTGTCTACATCGCTCTCACTGAGCTGGTGATCTTGCAGTGTGTACAAG GTGAAGACCGGGCCATTCTAAGAGGTGGAAACGATCCATGTCACGGCTACGTTGAAGTCTACCATGGGGGCAAATGGGGCTACGTTGGCGATACAAACTGGGACAGGTTCTCCGAAGAAGTGGCGTGCAAAAGCACTCACTGTGGGAGTCCGGTGGAGGGTCTAACAGAAAATGTTCTAAGGCCAATCGGTAGCAAAGTGTGGCTCAACGAAATGAAATGCACAGGAAAAGAGCGTCAACTGTGGGAATGTGGATATCCGGGTCCTGGTTGGGGCATCAGCACTTACCGAAAGGCGACTGTGAAAAAGATTAAATGTTCAA ATAAAATCCAAATAACGTTGGATGGATTTGGATGTGCGGGAACAGTCCGGTTCTCCACAGATGGGGGAACAAGGGCAGGCTACTTTTGTGCTGACTTGTGGG gaaaggaggaagctGATTTTTTCTGTAGAAACATCAGTTGTGGTCTATCCAAGGAGATTGATGTGCATCCATGGATGATTTGGAAAACATTCCAAAACTCAAAGAGGATGCTGGTCAACTGTTCAGACATTAAAAGTATAGATAATCTGTGGCAGTGTGTAAAGGAGATGGGGAAAACAGCATGCAAATATCCTGCTTCTGTCATATGcgaag GTTATACGAGACTGCAGCTCAAAGGAAACACATCAAATGTCTGTTCTGGGcagctggaaacagagggaaatggCACATGGAAGCCTTATGAAATAAACATAACCAGTCCTGATGTGTGGTGCCAGCAAATGTACTGTGGTACCAGCCACAGTTGGGATGACGATGGCAAACGGCTGACATGCACAG ACAATGTTAAGGTTGTTCTGATGGATGGTAAAAAACCCAGCAAGTGCTATGGTGCAGTTCATATTAATGTGAATGGTTCACAGTACCCTGTATGCGCCTCCACCTGGACCGGAACCGAAGCTGATGTGGTTTGCAGGGAGCTAAGCTGCGGGAAT GTGGTTAGTCATAATAATATTCCGGGGTCTACGGAACAAGGGGCGATGGACAATGTGAAATGCTTAGGCAGTGAGTCCTCACTGTGGCACTGTCGGGCCAAGCGTGACAACAATGCTCTACATTGTTCATCCACAATTCACCTAGTCTGTGCAG GTAGTATAGCAGTGAGATTGACAGACGGTCCTGGAAAATGTGCTGGGAGACTGGAGATCCAGCATGAGGGTGGATGGAGACAGGTTGATAaaaatggatggacagacatcAATTCAGACACTGTCTGCAAACAAATGAAGTGTGGGAGAAATTCCGCCAGTCTTGAAAAATTCAGACAGGGTTCAGGTGATTTCCTTCGTCATATCGTGAGTTGCAACTCAAGCGACTCACACATATCTGCGTGTTTtactaataaaatgtcaaacaacgCATTCGGGAAGGAGGAGACAGTGGGAATAACCTGCCAGG AGCACCGGGTGGTATTTCTGGCGGGAGGTGAGGCCTGTTCTGGCATGGTGGGGATAGAGCATGGCAACAATACCTACTGGCTCTCCGGTTCTGACACTACGTGGAACAATGAGTCTGCAGGCGCAGTGTGTCGGCAGATGAACTGTGGGGGAGTTTTCAACTACACTTCCTCCACCCGTAATACCCATATGGAGACATGGGATAAAGCTTACAACTGCTCATCTGACTCCAAATCTCTGTTTGAATGTGAAATTAAGACACGGTCATCTGTCGACAATGACACTATTGCCACTGTGTTCTGTTCAG GAAAAATCAAAGTAAACCTGACCAAGAAGTGTTGGGGGGAAGTCAACGTTTGTTTGGAAGGAAggtgtggaggtgtgtgtgcagactCCTGGACATTCAACCAATCCATGAAGCTGTGTAAAGACCTTGGTTGTGGGGATAACGTCCTTCAACCCATCAAAAAGCCTACAGAAACTCAGGTGATCGTAAAGAGTCTGCACAGTACAAAGCAGACTACCCCCCTTACCCATTCCAACTTCGTAAGAATGGCTGAAGATGATACCACCTGTAACCAAAACCCAGCCTATGTCGTTTGCTCAG GTAGTGTCAAGCCCAGATTTAATTCTTCCAGAGACAAATGTTCTGGAAATGTGGAGATTTTCTATGAAGGCGACTGGCTCCAAGTGTGCAAGGCTGCTCTTCAAAATAAAGAAGCACAGCACGTCATCTGTGAGGAGCTGGAATGTGGTCAGGCTGTCAGCAGTACTGACTACCTCGGGGTTGAACAAAAAACGCTTCATGCCGTTTCGAAGTTAGAGTGTTCTAAGAATGACATAAAGTCATTAAAAGCATGTCGAATCGAAGCTCAAAGCTCGAGCTGCGCTTTTGCTGGCCTCCAGTGCACCA ACTGGAGAAAGATGACAGTCAGCGACGGCTGCAGTGGAGCGGTATCTATTCACTCAAATGGAAATCATAGCGCCGTTTCCAGTGAGGGCTGGACAGAAACTGAAGGGGAGAGGCTTTGCAAGGATCTGGACTGTGGCAGCTTCAAATCAAAAAAGATTTACAATACATCGGGAAATCCTTCTCTCTGGGCAAGAAATTTCAGCTGTGCACCTGGAAAGAATCCAAAAAACATCTGGGACTGTGAAACGCAAGCCTCAGGCAAAGATGCAGCAAAGACGCAGCAGCTCTTTATTGAATGTGAAG ATGAGCCCAATGTCACCTTGTCAGAGAAATGTCATGGTTTAGTGAAGATAAATGATGTGGAAGTGTGCAACAGTGGCTGGAACAAGAAGTATTCAGACTTGATTTGCCAAGAACAAGGTTGCAGCAATGCTTTATCAACTTACTCAGACCTACAGCCTAAACCAGATGCTAAGTACTACCACGTCAGTTGTGATGACTACCATCACAAACTTGGCCAGTGCAGGAGAGTCTTGGGAAAATGTGATCAAACGTTGGTGAATGTTTACTGTGTTG gTGATATCAAGTTCAAAACCAAAGAAACATGCGGAGGTCAGCTTCAAAtatattatagaaaaaaatgggAAGATATTTGTCCCCTGAGTCTTACTAAGACCTTTTTGGATAAGCTATGTGAAGTGCTTGGTTGTGAAAATTACATTGAACAATTTCTTAAATCTGAg tcagGCAACCTCGACCTGAAACTATCAATGGAATGCTCCGACGATCACCTGGACATAAAACACTGTCTCAAAGAAATGTCTTGTCAAAGAAAAAGGCCTGCTGAGATCTACTGTACAG GGTATGTCACCAACCAAACCACACCAACGCCACAGTCCAAGACCGCGACAGTGGCTATTAGCGTAGGAGTAGGATCGCTTTTGGTTCtggtgacactgttttttttatttgtacgAATCTGCATTGTCAAGAAATTCAAGAACGTCATGAACACACCGT CGAAAATGCTGTCAAGAAAAGAAGTAGAGTTTGAAAGTGGTGACTATGAGGATATCACAAGCAAAGCAAATGAAATGGAAGACTTCAATCGTGGCA GATTCAGATCACAGACTGACGTCATCAAGGAGAATGATGCACATAGCAATTCCTCTTTTCCTTACGATGATGTTGATGAAGCAGTTGAAGCTCAGCCCCTGACCTCTCATGCTGCCATTGATGTTGCCTCAAGAGTCAACTACTTCCATGAAGGCGCCCCCGATCAAAGCGATG ATGGGGTGACCTACGAAGTGGACGACCCACAGGAGAGTTATGACGACATTGAACCCAGCCCTGAAATCACACAGACTAAAGCTGAAGTCCATGACGGCCCCAGAACTACACCTAAAAGCAATGCAGTGGCACCTCCAGAACTGGTGCAGGGCAATGAGGACTACTTAGAGCCGGGCCAAGATGGGTGA